Within Citromicrobium bathyomarinum, the genomic segment GCGGGATCATCCGCATGTTCGGCAGCGACGTCATCACCCTGCCGCGATCCCGCCTGCCTGGCTTCAGGCGGCGGCTGGGCGTGGTTTTTCAGGACTTCAGGCTGGTCGACCATCTCTCCGCGTTCGACAATGTCGCGCTGCCGCTGCGCATTGCGGGGGTCGACGAGAGCGAGCTTGTGCAGCCGGTATCCGACATGCTCGAATGGGTCGGCCTCGCGCATCGGGCCGAGGCGCGGCCCGAGACATTGTCCGGCGGGGAGAAGCAGCGGGTAGCGATCGCGCGTGCGGTGATCGGCCGGCCCGACATGCTGCTGGCCGACGAGCCGACCGGTAACGTCGATCCCGACATGGCATTGAAGCTGATGCGCCTGTTCGAATCGCTCAACCGGCTGGGTACGACGGTGATCGTCGCGACCCACGATGTTCACCTGCTGCAGAATGTGCGCAGTTCGATGATCATGCGGCTGGACAAGGGGCGCTTGGCGGACCCGACCGGCGCGCTGCGCTATCCCCCGCGCAGCCCCGCGGGCGGGAAGACGCCGCGATGAGCCAGCCACCGCTCAGCGATGCGGCGCGCGCAGGCCATTCGCCCTTTGCGGGCGAAAAGGCGCGCGCGCTGATCCCGCAGGCGCGGCTGGCCGGGCCGATGCCGTGGGTGCTGGCGATCATGGTTGCGCTAACCGTGTTGGCGGCGGGCGCGGGGCTGTCGCTCGGCAATCTGGCGGGCGATGCGCGTTCGGAATTGTCGGGCGGGGTGACCGTGCAGATCCTCGACGCCGATCCGCGCAGCCGGGCCGAGCAGGCGCAGGCTGCGCAGGCCGTGCTGCAGGGCATGGATATGGTCGCGCAAAGCCGGATCGTGCCGCAGGAAGAGCTCGACCGCC encodes:
- the ftsE gene encoding cell division ATP-binding protein FtsE, producing the protein MSGGDGEVAFFDNVGLRYGTGKEILTDVSFSLWPGSFYFLTGASGAGKTSLLKLLYLAQRPSRGIIRMFGSDVITLPRSRLPGFRRRLGVVFQDFRLVDHLSAFDNVALPLRIAGVDESELVQPVSDMLEWVGLAHRAEARPETLSGGEKQRVAIARAVIGRPDMLLADEPTGNVDPDMALKLMRLFESLNRLGTTVIVATHDVHLLQNVRSSMIMRLDKGRLADPTGALRYPPRSPAGGKTPR